A genomic region of Nitrospira lenta contains the following coding sequences:
- a CDS encoding tetratricopeptide repeat protein: MPDHQTACETALLAGQWDLAEQEARAWARHLPTGVEKDPRPHFALNAVHLVRGQFAEAWQAHARCLHEADDIAEVKQWVEAFVGRQQENAHAHLIMGLFLAQSGESEQSMKSYKEAARLAPESAYPHYFLAQIHERANHLEMAIKEYREAVRLAPEYAPARTNLGVAYQEQGRLEMAIPQYREVIKLNPDDHIAHANLACALAEQGKMEPAVQSYKTALKLNPKDAEVHFALGGLYETRGRLDLAERSYRDAQEANPEFGSAHSALGWLALRKRQFQDAQELFSRALKCNDEDPRAYHGIAELYAIRGKRQSAMENYTKAVKHYRDPEMRNAIMNQLFQEGQVPD; the protein is encoded by the coding sequence ATGCCTGATCATCAAACCGCATGTGAAACCGCACTCCTCGCCGGGCAATGGGACCTTGCCGAGCAAGAGGCCCGCGCCTGGGCTCGCCATCTTCCAACGGGAGTCGAAAAAGATCCCCGCCCGCATTTTGCGCTGAACGCCGTGCATCTCGTGCGCGGGCAGTTCGCCGAGGCCTGGCAGGCGCATGCCCGCTGCCTGCACGAAGCCGATGATATTGCCGAGGTCAAGCAGTGGGTGGAAGCCTTCGTCGGGCGGCAGCAGGAGAATGCCCACGCCCATCTAATCATGGGGTTGTTCCTTGCCCAGTCCGGCGAGTCGGAACAATCCATGAAGTCCTACAAAGAAGCGGCGAGACTTGCCCCTGAGTCGGCCTACCCGCATTACTTTCTCGCGCAGATCCACGAGCGGGCGAATCATCTCGAAATGGCGATCAAAGAATATCGCGAAGCCGTGCGGCTCGCGCCGGAGTATGCTCCAGCCCGCACCAATCTCGGCGTGGCCTACCAGGAGCAGGGCCGGCTTGAAATGGCCATTCCACAGTATCGCGAAGTCATCAAGCTCAACCCCGACGATCACATCGCCCACGCCAACCTCGCCTGTGCCCTGGCGGAACAGGGAAAGATGGAGCCCGCCGTGCAGTCGTACAAGACGGCGCTGAAACTGAATCCGAAAGACGCCGAGGTCCACTTCGCGTTGGGCGGGCTCTATGAAACGCGCGGGCGGTTGGATTTAGCCGAACGATCCTATCGTGACGCGCAGGAAGCCAATCCCGAGTTCGGATCGGCACACTCGGCGCTCGGCTGGCTCGCGCTCAGAAAGCGGCAGTTCCAGGACGCGCAGGAATTATTCAGCCGCGCATTGAAATGCAATGATGAAGACCCCCGGGCCTACCACGGCATCGCCGAGCTTTACGCCATCCGCGGCAAGCGCCAGAGCGCGATGGAAAACTACACCAAAGCCGTGAAGCACTATCGCGACCCCGAAATGCGCAACGCGATCATGAATCAGCTGTTCCAAGAAGGCCAGGTGCCGGACTAA
- a CDS encoding alpha/beta hydrolase, with protein sequence MTTKPTILFVHGFWGGAAHWSKVILALSHKGYDQLRAVELPLTSLADDAARARKMAVQQQGPVLLVGHSYGGAVITEMGDLPNVSGLIYIAAFAPDAGESPGGISQAKPPAAIANLAPDSDGYLWIKPDKFHESFCQDLTPDEALVMAVTQKAPVAGTFGDKITVPAWKKKPCWYQVSSEDRMIHPENQTHMAGRMNPRKIITLGASHASLASHPDAIVALIEDAVRSLA encoded by the coding sequence ATGACGACGAAACCCACTATATTATTCGTGCATGGGTTCTGGGGTGGTGCGGCACACTGGAGCAAGGTCATCCTTGCACTGTCGCACAAAGGATACGACCAGCTGCGTGCGGTCGAGTTGCCGTTGACCTCGCTGGCCGACGATGCTGCGCGCGCCCGCAAGATGGCAGTGCAGCAACAGGGCCCGGTGCTGTTGGTCGGACATTCGTACGGCGGCGCGGTGATCACCGAGATGGGCGATCTTCCGAACGTGAGCGGCCTCATCTACATCGCGGCCTTTGCGCCTGACGCCGGCGAGAGCCCCGGTGGAATCAGCCAGGCCAAGCCTCCGGCGGCGATCGCCAACCTAGCGCCAGACAGCGATGGTTACCTCTGGATTAAGCCTGACAAGTTTCACGAGAGCTTCTGCCAAGATCTGACCCCGGACGAAGCCTTGGTGATGGCGGTCACGCAGAAAGCGCCGGTGGCCGGCACGTTCGGCGACAAGATCACTGTCCCTGCATGGAAGAAGAAGCCGTGCTGGTATCAGGTGTCCAGCGAGGACCGGATGATCCACCCGGAGAATCAGACGCACATGGCGGGGCGGATGAATCCGCGCAAGATCATCACCCTGGGGGCAAGCCATGCGTCCTTGGCATCGCATCCCGATGCAATCGTCGCACTCATCGAGGACGCCGTCCGCTCGTTGGCATAG
- the hchA gene encoding glyoxalase III HchA: MTTEPSDDKRPTPDPAEDNAFFPSPYSLGKFTSAKSDLDAAEYPNAYRGGKWKVLMIATDERYLLMQNGTMFSTGNHPVEMLLPMYHLDKAGFTIDIATLSGNPVKLELWALPKEDAAVRSIYDKYRQKLKSPLTLSDVIAHQLGDHSDYIAVFIPGGHGALAGIPFSLDVKTVLQWAVAREKYIISLCHGPAALLAAAVGETKDRYLFKGYSICVFPDSIDEKTPDIGYMPGRLPWLIGEKLRALGVTILNSDITGQTHQDRRLITGDSPFASNNVGKAAAKALLNEVGAG; encoded by the coding sequence ATGACGACCGAACCATCCGATGACAAGCGCCCGACTCCCGATCCTGCCGAAGATAACGCTTTTTTTCCTTCGCCCTATTCCCTCGGGAAATTCACATCGGCTAAGTCCGATCTAGACGCGGCCGAGTACCCGAACGCCTACCGCGGCGGGAAGTGGAAAGTGTTGATGATCGCCACGGACGAACGTTACCTGCTCATGCAAAACGGCACGATGTTTTCGACCGGCAACCATCCTGTCGAAATGTTGCTGCCGATGTATCATTTGGACAAAGCAGGATTTACGATCGACATCGCGACGCTCTCGGGAAATCCCGTTAAGCTGGAACTCTGGGCGCTGCCGAAAGAGGACGCTGCGGTCCGGAGCATCTACGATAAGTATCGCCAGAAGCTGAAGAGCCCGTTGACCCTGTCGGACGTGATCGCACACCAGTTGGGCGATCATTCCGACTATATCGCCGTCTTTATACCCGGCGGCCACGGAGCCCTGGCCGGCATTCCATTCAGTCTGGACGTCAAGACAGTGTTGCAGTGGGCCGTGGCACGAGAGAAATACATCATCTCGCTATGCCATGGCCCGGCTGCGCTACTGGCGGCCGCCGTCGGCGAGACCAAGGACCGGTACCTCTTCAAGGGCTATAGTATCTGTGTCTTCCCTGACTCCATTGACGAGAAGACGCCGGACATCGGTTATATGCCTGGTAGACTGCCGTGGCTCATCGGTGAAAAATTGAGAGCGCTGGGGGTCACCATTCTTAACAGCGACATCACCGGTCAGACACACCAAGATCGGCGGTTGATCACGGGGGATAGTCCGTTCGCCTCCAACAATGTTGGGAAAGCAGCCGCGAAGGCTCTTCTTAACGAAGTCGGCGCCGGCTGA
- a CDS encoding P-II family nitrogen regulator: MGALTLHPMKEIRVIVAGEHQAFVTELLDRVKATGYTIIGNLAGKGHHGVREAHFMFSEQESLEMIMTVVPEDKVEPILSGLRPLFEKHSGVMFVTDVSVSRQEYFGKKAKSA; encoded by the coding sequence ATGGGCGCGTTGACATTGCATCCGATGAAAGAGATTCGTGTGATCGTCGCGGGAGAGCACCAGGCCTTTGTGACGGAGTTGCTGGATCGCGTCAAAGCGACCGGCTATACCATCATCGGCAACCTGGCCGGCAAGGGGCACCACGGCGTTCGGGAGGCCCATTTCATGTTCAGCGAGCAGGAAAGCCTCGAGATGATCATGACCGTCGTCCCGGAAGACAAGGTCGAGCCGATCCTCTCCGGCCTTCGGCCGCTGTTTGAAAAGCACTCCGGGGTCATGTTCGTCACGGATGTGTCGGTGAGCCGTCAGGAATATTTCGGGAAGAAGGCCAAAAGCGCCTAG
- a CDS encoding DUF2309 domain-containing protein: MEPINPALDIESRRMELRGVVQLAGEVIAQYWPMRTFVHHNPLHSLEYLPFEETARRGKQFMGGHSYLPGTLYREYLKTGRIELGHLDAALKSLVLDQSVTIGSRRIPHGDVLRACLTDGLCALATEPLDDQLHDPAQAVIDIVAASLSSEWAFPDLRKRIHRIVEGDQAALGRWLTLSHWCDDTFGTQIVQQINHELIKWCEAFLDEGHATWAMPGREKGLYNAWRDLAAQEWSPCGIADSRRKISRLPDHPEDALRQSLDALGIPANLLQDYLSLQLTALPGWAGFIKWRAEERDYPWQKAYPVGLVKFLAIRIWYASELVQKTCREELGIEGRYDAIVAYMREHPDEYYLRRQRVAGRLPALYAEEVDRLRHHKGNGWGRVIERYGTDVVPRQEIAARRGAAKQLIALARSLELDPAVLAETPHAVLKQLFDWMESFPESDHGPVWLKALEAAYQQRLLAQLRTTPQQRTLPADQPGTNRPYSQSVYCIDVRSEPFRRHLESTGPHETYGFAGFFAAFIRYRAWGKEHDTEQFPVIMRAKNEVREIPRSYLDHKVSKHEARTKWVHAGHTLLHDLKENVVTPYVMVESLGWFYGLPIFGKTLLPSLYQRWTSWLRRLFVPAIATTLTVDKMAPAETAEMLAAEHHAVVRKVLHEQGGLRSSRITPVLVETLRQQALNGQADLDTVLLDAAKPAELSPEVLRTLVDILRRQYDLTARAASRQKERITRTGFTLEEQTLTVDTALRMMGLTNNLARLVLICAHGSTSENNPYESALDCGACGGNEGKPNARALAMMANNQKVRERLAKNKLVIPPDTHFLAGQMDTTTDEVQLFDLEDVPPTHRADLARLQGDLKEASTLTSQERCTRFPDVEQPLDEGAAESHVRQRSVDWSQVRPEWGLSSNTAFVIGRRELTRGLNLEGRVFLQSYDARQDPSSRLLEVLLTGPQVVAQWINMEHYFSAVDNDVYGSGSKIYHNVVGRIGIMSGPWSDLRLGLARQTVMNGDVPYHEPMRLLSIVEAPRDRIDKLIERHEILRHYYHNEWVHLVALDPDDQLWYRYRPTGEWVPLA, translated from the coding sequence ATGGAACCGATAAACCCGGCGCTCGATATCGAATCCAGACGGATGGAGCTGCGCGGCGTGGTCCAACTCGCCGGTGAAGTGATTGCGCAGTACTGGCCGATGCGGACCTTCGTCCACCACAATCCGCTCCACAGCCTTGAATATCTCCCGTTTGAAGAGACGGCCCGGCGCGGCAAGCAATTCATGGGAGGGCATAGTTATCTTCCCGGCACGCTCTATCGCGAGTATCTGAAGACGGGCCGGATCGAGCTGGGCCATCTCGATGCCGCCTTGAAGTCGCTCGTTCTGGATCAGTCGGTCACGATCGGCTCGCGCCGGATCCCGCACGGCGACGTGTTGCGAGCCTGTCTCACGGATGGCCTCTGCGCCCTTGCGACGGAGCCGCTGGACGATCAACTCCACGATCCCGCGCAAGCCGTGATCGACATCGTGGCGGCGAGTCTGTCTTCCGAGTGGGCCTTCCCCGATCTCCGCAAGCGGATTCACCGCATTGTCGAAGGCGACCAAGCGGCCCTGGGCCGGTGGCTCACGCTGTCGCATTGGTGCGACGACACCTTCGGGACACAGATCGTCCAGCAGATCAACCATGAACTCATTAAGTGGTGCGAGGCCTTCCTGGATGAAGGCCATGCCACCTGGGCGATGCCGGGACGGGAAAAAGGACTCTACAACGCCTGGAGAGACCTGGCAGCTCAGGAATGGTCGCCCTGCGGCATCGCCGACAGCCGGAGAAAAATATCCCGCCTGCCCGACCATCCGGAGGACGCGCTGCGGCAAAGTCTGGACGCACTCGGCATTCCCGCTAATCTGCTCCAGGATTACTTGTCGCTGCAATTGACCGCGCTCCCCGGCTGGGCCGGCTTCATCAAGTGGCGCGCGGAAGAACGCGATTATCCCTGGCAGAAAGCCTATCCGGTCGGCCTCGTGAAATTTCTCGCCATCCGCATCTGGTACGCCAGCGAGTTGGTGCAGAAGACCTGCCGCGAAGAACTCGGCATTGAGGGGCGCTACGACGCCATCGTCGCCTATATGCGCGAGCACCCCGACGAATACTATCTGAGGAGACAGCGGGTCGCCGGGCGATTGCCCGCGCTATATGCCGAGGAAGTGGATCGGCTCCGGCATCACAAAGGAAACGGGTGGGGTCGTGTCATCGAGCGCTACGGGACGGACGTAGTCCCACGGCAGGAAATTGCCGCCCGACGCGGCGCCGCCAAGCAGTTGATCGCATTGGCTCGCTCCTTGGAACTGGATCCGGCCGTCTTAGCCGAAACGCCACACGCCGTGCTGAAGCAGCTCTTCGACTGGATGGAGTCATTTCCCGAGTCGGACCATGGACCGGTGTGGCTCAAAGCACTGGAGGCCGCCTACCAGCAGCGTCTGCTCGCCCAGTTGCGGACCACGCCGCAGCAGCGCACCCTGCCGGCGGACCAGCCCGGTACGAACCGCCCCTATTCGCAATCGGTCTATTGCATCGATGTGCGCTCCGAGCCGTTCCGCCGGCACCTGGAGTCTACCGGCCCGCACGAGACCTACGGCTTCGCCGGATTCTTCGCGGCCTTCATACGCTATCGCGCCTGGGGCAAGGAACACGACACCGAGCAGTTCCCCGTGATCATGCGCGCGAAGAACGAGGTGCGCGAAATCCCCCGGAGCTATCTCGATCACAAAGTGTCGAAACACGAAGCCCGCACCAAGTGGGTCCATGCCGGCCATACGCTGCTGCACGATTTGAAAGAAAATGTCGTGACCCCCTATGTCATGGTGGAATCGCTCGGCTGGTTCTACGGCCTGCCGATCTTCGGCAAGACCCTCCTGCCGTCGCTCTATCAGCGCTGGACCTCCTGGTTGCGGCGCCTGTTTGTCCCGGCCATCGCGACGACGCTGACCGTCGACAAGATGGCCCCGGCCGAAACCGCGGAGATGCTGGCGGCCGAACACCACGCCGTCGTCCGAAAAGTGCTGCATGAGCAGGGCGGATTGCGCAGCTCGCGCATCACCCCGGTCCTCGTCGAAACCCTGCGGCAACAAGCGCTGAACGGCCAGGCCGATCTGGACACGGTGCTCCTGGACGCGGCGAAACCCGCCGAGCTTTCGCCGGAGGTCTTGCGCACACTCGTCGATATCCTCCGGCGCCAGTACGACCTCACCGCGCGCGCAGCCTCTCGGCAGAAGGAACGGATCACCCGGACCGGGTTCACGCTGGAGGAACAGACCCTCACGGTCGATACGGCCCTGCGGATGATGGGGCTGACGAACAACCTGGCCCGGCTGGTCCTGATCTGCGCCCACGGCAGTACGTCGGAAAACAATCCCTATGAGTCGGCCCTGGACTGCGGCGCCTGCGGCGGCAACGAAGGCAAACCGAATGCCCGCGCCCTGGCCATGATGGCGAACAACCAAAAAGTGCGCGAGCGGCTGGCCAAGAATAAACTGGTGATTCCGCCCGACACCCACTTTCTGGCCGGCCAGATGGATACGACGACGGATGAAGTCCAACTGTTCGATCTGGAAGATGTGCCGCCCACCCATCGCGCCGACCTGGCGCGGCTCCAGGGAGATCTGAAGGAAGCCTCCACCCTGACGAGTCAGGAACGGTGTACACGTTTTCCTGACGTGGAGCAGCCGCTGGACGAGGGCGCCGCTGAATCGCACGTGCGGCAACGGAGTGTAGACTGGAGTCAGGTCAGGCCAGAGTGGGGCCTCTCGAGCAATACGGCGTTTGTGATCGGGCGCCGAGAACTGACGAGGGGACTCAACCTCGAAGGACGGGTGTTTCTGCAATCCTACGACGCGCGCCAGGATCCGAGCAGCCGGCTCCTGGAAGTGTTGTTGACCGGCCCGCAAGTCGTGGCGCAATGGATCAACATGGAGCATTATTTTTCCGCGGTCGACAACGACGTGTACGGCAGCGGCAGCAAGATCTACCATAACGTCGTGGGACGGATCGGAATCATGTCGGGCCCCTGGAGCGACCTCCGTCTGGGCTTGGCCAGACAAACGGTGATGAACGGCGACGTCCCCTACCACGAACCGATGCGGCTTCTGAGCATCGTGGAGGCGCCGCGCGACCGCATCGACAAACTGATCGAGCGGCACGAAATCCTGCGGCACTATTATCACAACGAGTGGGTACACCTCGTTGCCCTCGACCCCGATGACCAGCTGTGGTATCGGTATCGCCCCACGGGCGAATGGGTGCCGCTCGCGTAA
- a CDS encoding proton-conducting transporter membrane subunit has product MIDATLIPWILAGVPLLGAALSPAWWAHPHRLMTWSVGVCAVSLASVAVFAGALTAPPEGLLLLFLLPLAAGVSLLGQPHHLDHRASWVLTLVALSLGLGALASQPVTAKLFLIAIHGFVIVLLYRHHTPLWPISWWGLGAYTLGALCLVLTLVAAPPLSSMAALLACTILLPVVPFHDGHLTALTRLPGNLPSFMVLLFPALGLHALAPLAPTLPDPVVWVMSVLALAGAIYGAIKALAQSRVRLLLAYSSLSFFSMLWWCVVTTRTATPRAALFVGAVGLVMCGLLLAWQIIRTRYGDDVDPQAISGLASTMPQYAVLLSLLALAAMGLPPFGVFAGFMGLLLSSTAAFSTGIIVLVCAWLASSWYILDLVQRLLFGTRRTDLRYADLLQSELVALIIVVLTLLALGVTPISLFGSDQTTATTGVHSEPAGTNPGSLVWNR; this is encoded by the coding sequence TTAAGCCCGGCCTGGTGGGCCCACCCCCACCGGCTCATGACCTGGTCGGTCGGTGTCTGCGCCGTCAGCCTGGCGTCTGTCGCTGTATTCGCCGGCGCGCTGACGGCGCCGCCCGAAGGCCTGCTCCTGCTGTTTTTGCTTCCGCTCGCCGCTGGGGTGTCACTCCTGGGCCAACCGCATCACTTGGACCATCGCGCCTCCTGGGTTCTGACCCTGGTAGCGCTCAGCCTGGGACTCGGCGCGCTCGCAAGCCAGCCGGTCACTGCCAAACTGTTCCTGATCGCGATCCACGGTTTCGTCATCGTCTTGCTCTATCGCCATCACACGCCGCTCTGGCCCATTTCCTGGTGGGGCCTCGGGGCCTACACCCTCGGCGCCCTCTGTCTGGTACTGACGCTGGTCGCCGCCCCGCCGCTGTCGTCGATGGCGGCGCTGCTGGCCTGCACGATTCTTCTGCCCGTGGTGCCCTTTCACGACGGGCATCTCACCGCGTTGACCCGGCTGCCCGGTAATTTGCCGTCGTTCATGGTCCTGCTCTTTCCGGCGCTCGGCCTGCATGCCCTGGCCCCGCTCGCGCCGACATTGCCGGATCCCGTCGTTTGGGTGATGAGCGTCCTCGCCCTGGCCGGCGCCATCTATGGCGCCATCAAGGCGCTGGCCCAATCGCGCGTACGACTCCTGCTGGCCTACAGCAGTCTCTCGTTCTTTTCGATGCTCTGGTGGTGTGTCGTGACCACACGCACAGCCACCCCGCGCGCCGCCCTCTTCGTCGGCGCCGTCGGGCTCGTGATGTGCGGGCTCCTGTTGGCCTGGCAAATTATCCGCACGCGCTACGGAGACGACGTGGATCCGCAAGCCATCAGCGGGTTGGCCTCCACCATGCCCCAGTATGCCGTGCTGCTGTCACTGCTGGCACTGGCCGCCATGGGGCTGCCGCCGTTCGGCGTGTTCGCGGGCTTCATGGGTCTGTTGCTGTCGTCTACCGCAGCCTTTTCGACCGGCATTATTGTGCTGGTCTGTGCCTGGCTGGCGTCGTCCTGGTACATTTTGGATCTGGTCCAGAGGCTTCTGTTCGGCACGCGCCGCACCGACTTGCGCTACGCCGACTTGCTCCAGAGTGAGCTAGTGGCGCTGATCATCGTCGTCTTGACGCTACTCGCACTGGGCGTGACCCCGATCAGCCTGTTCGGATCGGATCAGACGACCGCCACAACCGGCGTTCACTCGGAACCCGCCGGCACCAACCCAGGATCGCTTGTATGGAACCGATAA